Proteins from one Plasmodium cynomolgi strain B DNA, chromosome 10, whole genome shotgun sequence genomic window:
- a CDS encoding 60S ribosomal protein L31 (putative), with protein MVKAVKKQKKTLKPVTKVITINLSKLTHDVCYKRKAPRAIKEIRNIAGKLMHTKDVRLDVKLNKFIWSKGIRNPPKRVRVKIERKRNEDEDSKEKMYTIVQHVMVDTYKGLLNECEVNE; from the exons atggtgaaag CTGtcaagaagcagaagaaaacGCTTAAACCAGTGACGAAAGTCATCACCATAAATCTGAGCAAGTTGACGCACGATGTGTGCTACAAAAGAAAGGCCCCAAGAGCTATCAAGGAGATAAGGAACATCGCAGGAAAGCTCATGCACACAAAG GACGTACGTTTGGACGTTAAACTGAACAAGTTCATATGGTCCAAGGGCATCAGGAACCCACCCAAGAGGGTTCGCGTAAAAATAGAAAGGAAGAGAAACGAAGATGAGGACTCCAAGGAGAAAATGTACACAATCGTTCAACACGTCATGGTTGACACCTACAAGGGATTACTTAACGAATGCGAAGTGAACGAGTGA
- a CDS encoding myosin C (putative): MNKASELSNYFRINSEFVNEIENEIEKFYVWTYKSPNVDRYPDVVFFKCLVLGVDGDNYRVKEICPETNSEYVVKKEHLFNCNNMVNVNSHRLNDMLHQNSAEVLNTLAMRYEQNFIYTIAEPMLISINPYQIIDVNMDDYKTRNSDELPPHVYTYAKDAMLDFINTKNCQSIIISGESGSGKTEASKLIIKYYLSGVKQDNSISKTLWDSNFILEAFGNAKTIKNNNSSRYGKYIKIQLDENQNIVSSCIEIFLLEKIRVVSQEQEERCYHIFYEILQGMSTEMKKKYNIKSESEYKYISNKSITIQEIDDAKDFEKLMTSMDKMNMSTLKDDLFLTLSGIMLLGNIEFNEIEKGGKTNCSELSEENLKVVQETSDLLGIDYVNLSNSLTFTEKNIANQRIEIPLSVEESLSICRSISKDIYNKIFEHITKKINEFLNNNKELDSYIGILDIFGFEIFLKNSLEQLLINIANEEIHNIYLYVVYEKESNLYKSEGIIAESVKYTTNESIIDLLRGKTSVISILEDSCLAPGKKDESIVGVYTNKFAKHPQYVSCKRDMNGSFVIKHTVSDVTYSISNFISKNKDILSPNIVRMLKVSKNNLIRSMYEDVEVTDSLGRKNLITFKYLENLKKISSYLKNTNIFFIKCIKPNENKEKNNFNQRKVFPQLFSLSIVETLNIKYFFQYKYTFASFLSYYQYLDLPTSNDNSLDDKAKVSKMLQQNFSDDSYKVRSRCGNIGVELRRFCEKANIDTCRWGWGGVDGNLPNRSAITIYTPSHRSYDLYPNASLLPFPAQIGNTMVFLKKDAIHTIREIIHNNLKSYKNLCSIASALITKIKKKTTVDENIKHLQLAQAYFRKHKYIAQLK; encoded by the exons ATGAATAAAGCTAGCGAACTAAGTAACTACTTCAGGATTAATAGCGAATTCGTGAAtgaaattgaaaatgaaatCGAAAAGTTTTATGTGTGGACATACAAAAGTCCAAATGTGGACCGTTACCCCGATGTTGTTTTCTTTAAATGCTTAGTTCTTGGCGTTGATGGAGACAATTACCGAGTGAAGGAAATCTGCCCAGAAACGAACAGCGAATATGTAGTGAAAAAAGAGCACTTGTTTAATTGTAATAATATGGTGAATGTAAATAGTCACAGGCTAAACGACATGCTGCATCAAAATTCGGCCGAGGTTTTAAACACCCTGGCCATGAGGTATGAACAGAATTTTATCTACACCATAGCCGAGCCAATGTTAATTTCGATAAACCCATACCAAATTATTGATGTCAATATGGATGATTACAAAACTAGGAATTCGGACGAACTCCCTCCGCATGTCTACACGTATGCGAAGGATGCAATGCTTGATTTTATAAATACTAAGAATTGTCAGTCCATTATTATAAGCGGGGAAAGTGGGTCTGGTAAAACGGAGGCCTCCAAGCTGATTATTAAGTATTACCTGTCTGGGGTTAAGCAGGACAACAGCATTTCGAAAACGTTGTGGGATTCCAACTTTATACTAGAG GCCTTCGGAAACGCCAAAACTATAAAGAATAACAATTCCAGCAGGTATGGAAAGTACATTAAAATTCAGTTGGACGAAAACCAGAACATTGTCTCCTCTTGCattgaaatttttctcttGGAAAAGATAAGAGTCGTGTCACAG GAGCAAGAGGAAAGATgctatcacattttttacgaaatCCTCCAAGGGATGAGTACagagatgaagaaaaagtacaacATTAAATCTGAATCGGAGTACAAGTACATTTCTAACAAGTCCATTACCATACAGG AAATTGATGACGCCAAAGATTTTGAGAAATTAATGACTTCCATggacaaaatgaatatgTCTACTTTGAAGGACGATCTGTTCCTGACCTTATCAG GAATAATGCTACTGGGAAATATTGAATTTAACGAAATTGAGAAGGGCGGGAAAACAAATTGCAGCGAGCTGAGtgaggaaaatttaaaagttgTTCAGGAGACAAGTGACTTGTTAGGCATCGATTACGTCAACTTGAGCAACAGCTTAACATTCACAGAAAAGAACATAGCGAACCAGAGGATAGAAATCCCGCTATCTGTTGAAGAGTCTCTATCCATTTGCCGATCCATTTCGAAGGAcatatacaataaaatatttgagcATATCACGAAGAAGATAAATGAGTTTTTAAACAACAACAAGGAGTTGGATAGTTATATAGGCATACTTGACATTTTCGGGTTCgaaatttttctcaaaaattcTCTGGAGCAGCTACTCATTAACATAGCCAACGAGGAGATTCACAACATATACCTCTACGTGGTGTACGAGAAGGAGTCCAACCTTTACAAGAGCGAGGGCATCATCGCTGAGTCTGTGAAGTACACGACGAACGAAAGCATCATCGACTTGCTTCGAGGGAAGACGAGCGTgatctccattttggaggACTCTTGCCTGGCCCCGGGAAAGAAGGACGAG TCCATCGTGGGAGTTTACACGAACAAGTTCGCCAAGCACCCGCAGTACGTCTCGTGCAAAAGGGACATGAACGGCAGCTTCGTCATTAAGCACACCGTTAGCGACGTTACCTACAGCATCTCAAATTTCATTTCGAAGAATAAAGATATTTTGTCGCCTAACATCGTGCGGATGCTGAAG GTCTCCAAGAACAACCTAATCAGAAGTATGTACGAAGACGTAGAAGTGACGGATTCcttgggaagaaaaaacttaatcacatttaaatatttggaaaacctcaaaaaaattagctcctatttgaaaaacacaaatatattttttataaaatgcatTAAACCAAACGAAAATAAAGAGAAGAATAATTTCAATCAGAGAAAAGTTTTTCCTCAGCTATTTTCCTTGTCCATTGTTGAAactttaaatataaaatatttctttcaGTATAAGTACAcctttgcttcttttcttAGCTATTATCAATACTTGGACCTGCCCACTTCGAATGACAATAGCTTGGACGACAAGGCCAAGGTCTCCAAGATGCTTCAGCAGAACTTCAGCGACGATTCATACAAGGTGAGGAGTCGATGTGGGAATATTGGAGTGGAATTGAGGCGTTTTTGCGAAAAGGCAAACATTGATACTTGCAGATGGGGGTGGGGTGGGGTCGACGGCAATCTCCCGAACCGAAGCGCTATTACGATTTATACCCCATCGCATCGCTCTTACGATTTATACCCCAACGCATCGCTCTTACCATTCCCCGCACAGATCGGAAACACCATGGtcttcttaaaaaaggacGCCATCCACACCATTCGAGAAATAATTCACAACAATCTAAAGAGCTACAAAAACTTGTGCAGCATTGCCAGCGCATtgattacaaaaattaagaagaagACAACCGTGGACGAAAACATAAAGCATTTGCAGCTAGCTCAGGCGTACTTCAGGAAACACAAGTACATTGCGCAGTTGAAGTAG
- a CDS encoding protein kinase (putative) translates to MLQYFVDKLFGDLPANFNFVIGKRLECQSPQNGGYYEIYEGVNKNNEGVCIFIYDKKGKAEGSREKRYTSNHLAFSKKLIHPNILKVLYTYESDKRIYIVTEKCVPLHIEGECIPKRLLPLYSTLLKYSKKEINMLTILNDESLRTDNTISTMLFLTQIHMKSKSEKVQFLDNLFSKLENISSNVKTEKILPELVQNVEVSESRVTCLKIILTISRELSTEHFDKMIFPTVSKYFSLNDRSIRFVLLENLHHIERHLTSNHMNEIYNSYLYGFLDNNTSIKNESIKNFIYVFPKLKSNFKSSSLMALLDNLRDSDFCVKTNTIICVAKIAKHILEDKEKILENVYKVGLQESFIQTRLATIQAVKFTYDQFSAKKYASNILPLLVRSLIDDSVEVRLAAFDAMDSVCVQLRGDLLRGNSCSSSRSPPIPSGTSNGNGTSTSAVDSLKGYTFINKIKGIITAKGELDSGNGSRATQEGGLSVGDFSGRAVQTGATESDPLSTLVYDVPPVGGALGATGSRAHLNVNSQTGVYNSGERHVAAFQHQSYDQRDNFIFEEEMKNYRDRRRGWGAGGMDSLYGGGDTPGEGDRGGHYEQGKHDDYYNCELVSMNRLGETNQEGSLFDGNFHLGESARRTAHGTAHGTSQGTAPQTAQTIDLDIDDFFKEFDLKEDSSVKVKLSSL, encoded by the exons ATGCTGCAGTACTTCGTCGACAAGCTGTTCGGCGACCTCCCAGCCAACTTCAACTTCGTGATAGGGAAAAGGTTAGAGTGCCAGAGTCCCCAAAACGGGGGGTACTACGAAATCTACGAAGGAGTAAACAAAAACAATGAAGgggtatgtatatttatatatgataaGAAAGGGAAGGCAGAAGGAAGTAGAGAGAAAAGATACACAAGTAACCATTTGgctttttccaaaaaattaattcatccaaatattttgaaagtCCTATATACATACGAGAGTGATAAGAGAATCTACATAGTGACAGAAAAATGTGTCCCACTGCACATTGAGGGG GAATGCATACCGAAGAGATTGCTGCCATTGTATAGCACCTTACTAAAGTatagtaaaaaagaaataaacatGTTAACTATTTTAAATGATGAGAGTTTGAGAACAGACAACACCATAAGTACAATGTTGTTCTTGACACAAATACATATGAAGTCGAAGAGCGAAAAGGTGCAGTTTCTTGATAACCTATTTAGCAAGCTAGAAAATATCTCATCAAATGTAAAAACGGAGAAAATTTTACCTGAACTTGTCCAGAATGTTGAAGTGTCTGAGAGTAGGGTGACCTGTCTGAAGATCATCTTAACCATTTCGAGAGAACTATCAACAGAGCACTTTGATAAAATGATATTTCCAACTGTgtccaaatatttttctctaaaTGACAGATCAATCAGGTTCGTTTTGTTGGAAAATTTGCATCACATAGAGAGACATCTCACCAGTAACCACATGAACGAAATATACAATTCCTACCTCTATGGATTTTTGGATAATAACACgtccataaaaaatgagagtataaaaaatttcatttatgtGTTTCCAAAATTGAAATCAAATTTTAAGTCGTCTTCTTTGATGGCCTTGTTGGATAATTTGAGAGACTCTGATTTTTGTGTTAAAACAAATACGATAATTTGTGTGGCAAAAATTGCGAAACATATTTtggaagataaagaaaaaatacttgAAAATGTCTACAAGGTTGGATTGCAGGAGTCATTTATTCAAACTAGGTTAGCCACTATTCAGGCTGTTAAATTTACATATGACCAATTTAGTGCTAAGAAGTACGCTTCGAATATTTTGCCTCTCCTGGTTAGGTCCCTTATTGATGATTCAGTGGAGGTTCGCCTCGCAGCGTTTGACGCGATGGACTCCGTTTGTGTGCAGCTCAGGGGGGATTTGCTGAGGGGTAACAGCTGTAGTAGCAGTAGGAGTCCACCGATACCCAGTGGCACATCAAATGGGAACGGTACTTCCACTTCTGCAGTGGACTCCTTAAAAGGTTACACTTTTATAAATAAGATAAAGGGAATTATCACTGCGAAGGGGGAATTGGATTCGGGAAACGGGTCGCGGGCTACCCAGGAGGGAGGTCTCAGTGTGGGTGACTTCTCCGGGAGAGCTGTCCAAACGGGTGCGACGGAGAGCGATCCACTTAGCACTTTGGTTTATGACGTGCCCCCCGTCGGAGGCGCACTCGGCGCGACAGGAAGTAGAGCCCACCTTAATGTGAATTCCCAAACGGGGGTGTATAACAGCGGGGAGAGGCACGTGGCCGCGTTCCAGCATCAGAGTTACGACCAAAGAgacaatttcatttttgaggaggaaatgaaaaattaccGCGACAGAAGAAGGGGGTGGGGAGCTGGTGGGATGGACAGCCTTTATGGTGGTGGCGATACGCCTGGCGAAGGAGACAGGGGTGGCCACTACGAACAGGGCAAACATGACGACTATTACAACTGCGAGTTGGTAAGTATGAACAGGTTAGGTGAAACCAACCAAGAGGGCAGCCTTTTTGACGGCAacttccatttgggggagTCCGCCAGAAGAACGGCTCATGGAACGGCTCATGGAACGTCCCAGGGAACGGCCCCCCAAACGGCCCAAACAATCGACCTTGACATAGATGACTTTTTTAAGGAGTTCGACTTGAAAGAGGACAGCAGTGTCAAGGTGAAGTTGAGTTCGTTGTAG
- a CDS encoding actin depolymerizing factor (putative) — protein sequence MISGIRVNDTCVTEFNNMKIRKTCRWIIFVIENCEIIIHSKGATTTLTELVKSIDQNDKIQCAYVVFDAVNKIHFFMYARESSNSRDRMTYASSKQALLKKIEGVNVLTSVIESAQDVADFK from the exons ATGATAAGCGGCATTCGCGTAAACGACACCTGCGTCACCGAGTTTAACAACATGAAAATTAGGAAGACGTGTCGATGGATCATATTCGTCATAGAGAACTGcgaaataattattcacTCGAAAGGTGCTACCACCACCCTAACGGAGCTGGTGAAGTCCATTGaccaaaatgataaaatccAGTGCGCCTATGTTGTGTTTGACGCAG TCAACAAGATTCACTTCTTCATGTACGCACGGGAATCCTCAAACTCCAGGGACAGGATGACCTACGCCTCGAGCAAACAAGCCCTACTGAAAAAAATCGAAGGAGTGAACGTGCTCACATCAGTGATAGAAAGCGCCCAAGATGTCGCCGAttttaagtaa